In Acidobacteriota bacterium, one DNA window encodes the following:
- a CDS encoding DNA-binding transcriptional regulator, whose product MPQTKKHGTRQRPLRPAPVRNPPRVALIIETSTTFGRRLLSGVAQYIRENGPWSVFFTDRAVNDSTPRWIGTWKGDGIISRIASPEIRQLLAYRHIPVVDLNEQLGDLGAPQISNDHLAIGRMAAQHLIDRGFEVFGFLGHRGHPWSDQRQSAFEERVGKTKGKCYVYSGPTADVRDLREGVWETEIDLIADWVHGLPKPVGLMACNDFRALQLLSACQLVNVAVPEQAAVIGVGADDVACELADPSLSSVILNAWRMGYEAAALLDKMMKGHPAPRKEIRIPPLDVSVRRSTDTMAISDPVVANAVRFIRDHACNGINVETVLRHLGVSRTWLQLRFRETMQKSVHDVLIEARMERVQELLAETTLPLDQVADRCGFRYPEYMSNIFKQRTGWSPARFRREFGKK is encoded by the coding sequence ATGCCGCAAACTAAGAAACATGGCACGCGTCAACGGCCGCTACGCCCAGCACCTGTAAGAAATCCTCCAAGAGTTGCCCTCATCATCGAAACCTCGACCACCTTTGGCAGAAGACTGCTGAGCGGCGTCGCTCAATACATACGCGAAAATGGCCCCTGGTCTGTCTTCTTCACAGACCGAGCAGTCAACGATTCGACTCCGAGATGGATTGGGACATGGAAGGGTGATGGCATCATCTCGCGGATTGCATCGCCGGAGATTCGGCAGCTCCTTGCATACAGACACATCCCGGTCGTCGATCTCAATGAACAGTTGGGGGATCTTGGCGCGCCACAGATCTCAAACGACCATCTCGCGATTGGCCGTATGGCAGCCCAACATCTGATTGACCGTGGATTTGAGGTATTCGGCTTCCTGGGACATCGAGGTCACCCTTGGTCTGACCAGCGACAATCAGCCTTCGAGGAGCGTGTCGGTAAAACAAAAGGTAAGTGTTACGTCTACTCCGGACCGACGGCCGATGTGAGAGATCTGCGCGAAGGAGTATGGGAGACGGAGATTGACCTCATCGCAGATTGGGTCCATGGCCTTCCCAAACCCGTAGGCTTGATGGCCTGTAACGATTTCCGCGCTTTGCAGCTGCTTTCGGCATGTCAATTGGTCAACGTGGCTGTTCCTGAGCAGGCCGCAGTGATCGGTGTAGGTGCTGACGACGTAGCATGCGAACTGGCCGATCCCTCGCTCTCTAGCGTGATTCTCAATGCGTGGCGCATGGGCTACGAGGCTGCGGCCCTACTCGATAAGATGATGAAAGGCCATCCCGCGCCACGGAAAGAGATTCGCATTCCTCCTCTGGATGTTTCCGTGCGGCGCTCGACCGATACCATGGCTATCTCAGATCCGGTTGTCGCAAATGCGGTTCGCTTTATTCGCGACCATGCGTGCAATGGCATTAACGTAGAAACAGTTCTACGCCATCTCGGCGTCTCGCGTACCTGGCTGCAATTGCGATTTCGAGAGACGATGCAGAAGTCTGTTCATGACGTCTTGATCGAAGCCCGCATGGAACGAGTACAGGAGTTGTTGGCGGAGACGACACTACCGCTGGACCAGGTCGCCGATCGATGCGGCTTCCGATATCCGGAGTACATGAGTAACATCTTCAAGCAGCGCACGGGATGGAGTCCGGCCCGGTTTCGGCGGGAATTCGGCAAGAAATAA
- a CDS encoding FAD-dependent oxidoreductase has translation MPYVKEVERFVREPAHDLPVRREYDVLVLGGGPSGIIAALSAAESGLRVGLVENRSFVGGNMTIGLPILGFLGQKGNQIIQGMPQRFIDRLKAAGGSSDHRYCPLHMSLTIVEPELVKTVALQMLLEAGVDVTLHSMHAGVLKEDRTISGVILQSKGGREVFTAHTYIDCTGDADVAYAAGVPTEKGNDDGGLQPPTLMFCLGGVDTERLRHSIAEHPKTYMLDFIPNEYFQQNNQFIVVGLKELIKEARDAGFDIKTERTIIITGLRPGEAWINMTRMAGVDGTDPRSLTAGEIEGRRQIPDIQRYLKEYVPGFENSYFTKTAPFLGIRETRRIVGHYTMNRDDVLSRRRFDDAIAVASYPIDIHRPSDDGCTLEWSGDCYDIPYRSLVPLEIDNLIVAGRCISSTHEAMAAIRVMSTCMAMGEAAGRAAAMAVQQNLRPIDVDVRTLQSNLLEHGAYLRETVSRN, from the coding sequence ATGCCATATGTCAAGGAAGTGGAAAGGTTTGTTCGGGAACCTGCGCACGATCTCCCTGTTCGCAGAGAATATGATGTGCTGGTGCTGGGTGGTGGGCCAAGTGGAATTATCGCCGCATTGTCGGCTGCCGAGAGCGGATTGAGAGTTGGCCTGGTTGAAAATCGTAGCTTTGTAGGCGGAAATATGACTATCGGCCTACCGATTCTGGGATTCCTGGGGCAGAAGGGAAACCAAATCATTCAAGGTATGCCGCAACGGTTCATCGATCGCCTAAAGGCAGCAGGAGGTAGTAGCGACCATCGCTACTGTCCCCTACATATGAGCCTTACAATCGTTGAACCGGAACTGGTCAAAACAGTGGCGCTGCAGATGTTGCTGGAAGCTGGTGTAGATGTAACTCTTCATTCCATGCATGCAGGCGTTCTCAAAGAGGACCGAACTATTTCAGGTGTCATCCTGCAAAGCAAAGGCGGGCGTGAAGTATTCACAGCGCACACCTACATCGACTGCACTGGCGATGCCGACGTGGCTTATGCCGCCGGAGTGCCAACCGAAAAGGGCAATGACGATGGCGGTCTGCAGCCGCCAACCCTGATGTTTTGCCTCGGCGGGGTCGATACGGAAAGGTTGCGGCATTCCATTGCAGAGCACCCCAAAACCTACATGCTGGACTTCATTCCGAACGAATACTTCCAGCAAAACAATCAGTTCATCGTAGTTGGGCTGAAGGAGTTGATTAAGGAAGCCCGTGATGCTGGATTCGACATCAAGACGGAACGAACCATCATCATTACCGGCCTGCGTCCTGGCGAAGCCTGGATCAACATGACGCGAATGGCAGGTGTAGATGGCACCGATCCCCGCTCGCTGACAGCCGGCGAGATTGAGGGCCGCCGGCAGATCCCGGACATCCAACGCTATCTGAAAGAATATGTTCCCGGGTTTGAAAATTCATACTTCACAAAGACTGCTCCATTTCTGGGGATTCGAGAGACGCGCCGTATTGTCGGTCATTACACGATGAACCGGGACGATGTTCTTAGCCGCCGCAGATTTGATGATGCCATTGCGGTTGCGAGCTACCCGATCGATATTCATCGTCCATCGGACGACGGCTGCACGCTGGAGTGGTCCGGTGATTGTTATGACATCCCATATCGCAGCCTGGTTCCGCTCGAGATAGACAATCTGATCGTCGCAGGGCGATGTATCTCAAGTACCCATGAGGCGATGGCGGCGATTCGAGTCATGTCAACATGTATGGCCATGGGAGAGGCCGCGGGACGTGCTGCGGCGATGGCTGTACAGCAGAATCTCCGTCCTATCGACGTAGATGTGAGAACGTTACAAAGCAACTTGCTTGAACACGGAGCCTATCTCCGCGAAACAGTTAGCAGAAATTAA
- a CDS encoding TonB-dependent receptor has translation MKHARINSLVLFLLVIVLSMFQIPAFSQQGGGIISGHVQDQTSAPIYDADITLINTATQQKIALKTNPNGNFSSPSIPLGVYTVIVKRDGFRGEQRDGVIVEVDSRLKVDFSLVIGSISETVDVSTENAQVNVESTELGTVFSRRPIQDLPVNGRSVLALAQLSPGVTSNAGPTNKGFADRGSLVASISINNGPNAANAVLIDGQNDVQTYINEISLNPASDAIQEFKVETGVIAPEYGFTAGGVINMVSTSGTNHIHGTAYEFLRNDAFDARNYFNPKPQAIAKLRYNQFGGTLGGPIGKKTVYFGNYEEYRYNLGQQIIASVPTAEWKAGDFSNLRSATGTLIKVYDPTTTRVNPSGSGYIRDQYPGNKIPASQIDPVAKAINAYYPAPNRTPDNPYTQTNNYTGPTGNQRSMRQYLIRGDHSWSDRHTMFARYGSFLHRTDTGGGLYSVIEPFLGLRYDNFANYALIVEDTFIFSPSFINEARLSVLRTNFTFQTSSYNQGWPQKVGMPANVPSDTFPRMSNGFATSSTSAVGKRAATNPQFSDIMTLVHGKHSMRFGVDFRIDRGYNKQTAQPSGLYSFASGLTGNPQSQSGTGYAFASYMAGAVTSATVDTVLGASQANHSLSFFFQDLWKIHNRLTLNLGLRYDRQGYPFEQNNGQSNFNPFIKDPLGLAGAMVYAGVGGQPRSFRNTDNTDFAPRVGFAWDIFGNGTTSVRGGYAIYYPTIFSTDFFGATTGFASTVTTYSAPGANINLPAMYLKNGLPSQPIQPLGASLGPDGLLGGSVTYDAQNDGTTPQSQQWVLSVQRTLPLRSLLDVAYAGNHGTHFVANSYSMNSIDPSYLSLGNKLQDAVPNPYYNLLPSTSTLKTTTISRQQSLLAFPYYVGVSRRLPHDGNFIGHALQISLRKQMTKGLTAVLGYTKTKLIDNSISTPVTFNGVQQADITGYQNVYDRQAERSIDPLDRAQTLNFSAVYDLPFGRNKTFGANVGPWVDRIIGGWQLNTVTQWKRGVPLTISGANNRLASRPNFVPGANAKVDNPTISRWFNTGAFINPADYTFGNVPRTLPNVRGPGVINVDLSAIKNTKITERVSFELRVESFNVFNHPNFNLPNMTFVPGTNGLNQSGTFGTITSAADGRQIQFAGKIRF, from the coding sequence ATGAAGCACGCCCGTATTAACTCTCTCGTCCTGTTCTTGCTTGTTATCGTCCTCAGCATGTTCCAGATCCCCGCTTTCTCGCAACAGGGAGGCGGCATCATCAGCGGTCACGTCCAGGATCAGACCTCCGCACCGATTTATGATGCCGACATCACCCTCATCAATACGGCGACACAACAGAAGATCGCACTGAAGACAAACCCGAATGGCAACTTTTCCTCGCCTTCAATTCCTCTGGGTGTGTACACCGTGATCGTCAAGCGGGATGGCTTTCGCGGAGAGCAGCGCGATGGCGTAATCGTAGAAGTCGACTCTCGCCTGAAGGTCGACTTTTCCTTGGTCATCGGCAGTATCAGCGAAACCGTTGATGTATCCACGGAAAATGCTCAGGTCAACGTCGAATCCACCGAATTGGGAACCGTATTCTCGCGGCGTCCAATCCAGGATCTTCCCGTGAATGGCCGTAGCGTCCTTGCGCTAGCGCAGCTTTCGCCCGGTGTTACATCCAATGCCGGCCCCACCAACAAAGGCTTCGCTGATCGCGGCTCTCTCGTCGCCTCCATCAGTATCAACAATGGCCCAAACGCTGCGAACGCAGTTCTGATCGACGGACAGAACGATGTACAGACCTACATCAACGAGATCAGCCTGAATCCCGCATCGGATGCGATTCAAGAGTTCAAGGTCGAGACGGGAGTTATCGCGCCTGAGTACGGTTTCACTGCCGGTGGCGTTATCAATATGGTCTCTACTAGCGGAACGAATCACATTCACGGCACAGCCTATGAGTTCTTGCGCAATGACGCGTTTGATGCGCGCAATTACTTCAACCCGAAACCGCAGGCCATTGCCAAACTACGGTACAACCAGTTTGGAGGGACACTCGGCGGCCCGATTGGGAAAAAGACGGTTTATTTCGGCAACTACGAGGAGTACAGGTACAACCTCGGCCAGCAGATTATTGCATCCGTACCCACTGCGGAGTGGAAGGCTGGCGACTTCTCCAACCTGCGCAGTGCAACCGGAACTTTAATTAAAGTCTACGATCCAACGACGACGCGAGTAAATCCCAGCGGAAGCGGCTATATCCGCGACCAATATCCGGGAAATAAAATCCCCGCGAGCCAGATCGATCCCGTCGCTAAAGCAATCAACGCCTATTACCCCGCACCAAACAGAACCCCAGACAATCCATACACGCAGACAAATAACTATACAGGGCCTACTGGAAATCAACGGTCGATGCGGCAATACCTCATCCGAGGCGACCATTCCTGGTCAGATCGTCATACGATGTTCGCGCGTTACGGTTCCTTTCTACACCGAACGGATACGGGCGGAGGGCTATACAGCGTCATTGAGCCGTTCCTTGGCCTGCGCTACGACAACTTCGCAAACTACGCGCTCATCGTGGAGGATACCTTTATCTTTTCGCCCTCCTTCATCAATGAAGCACGACTCTCCGTACTACGCACAAACTTCACCTTCCAAACGTCGAGCTACAATCAGGGTTGGCCGCAAAAGGTAGGAATGCCGGCGAATGTTCCATCAGACACCTTTCCACGCATGTCGAATGGCTTTGCTACCTCCTCAACATCGGCCGTGGGTAAGCGCGCTGCCACTAATCCTCAGTTTTCGGACATCATGACGTTGGTTCACGGAAAGCACTCGATGCGATTCGGAGTCGACTTCCGAATTGATCGCGGCTACAACAAACAGACAGCCCAGCCCTCCGGCCTTTACAGCTTCGCGAGTGGTCTTACGGGAAATCCACAAAGTCAGAGTGGAACAGGTTACGCATTCGCCTCCTATATGGCCGGAGCGGTAACATCGGCCACCGTTGATACCGTTCTCGGCGCCTCTCAAGCAAATCACTCTCTTTCCTTTTTCTTTCAGGACCTATGGAAGATTCACAATCGACTCACGTTGAACCTTGGGTTGCGGTATGACAGGCAAGGCTATCCGTTCGAGCAAAACAATGGCCAAAGCAACTTCAACCCGTTTATCAAAGACCCGCTGGGACTGGCGGGCGCGATGGTCTATGCCGGCGTTGGTGGCCAGCCTCGGAGTTTCCGAAATACCGACAATACAGATTTTGCGCCTCGTGTTGGGTTCGCATGGGATATCTTCGGTAACGGGACCACCTCTGTGCGCGGCGGCTATGCAATCTACTATCCCACAATTTTCTCGACGGACTTCTTCGGAGCAACGACCGGGTTCGCCAGCACAGTGACTACTTACTCTGCACCTGGCGCAAATATCAACCTGCCTGCGATGTATCTAAAGAACGGTCTGCCCTCTCAGCCCATCCAACCGCTTGGAGCCTCGCTCGGACCTGATGGCCTTCTCGGTGGCAGCGTAACCTACGATGCGCAAAACGACGGCACAACTCCTCAATCGCAACAGTGGGTCCTGTCGGTACAGCGCACCCTTCCGTTGAGGAGCTTGCTGGACGTCGCTTACGCAGGCAATCATGGAACGCACTTTGTAGCAAACAGCTACTCGATGAACTCCATCGATCCGTCGTATCTCTCGCTCGGCAATAAACTGCAGGATGCTGTTCCCAATCCGTACTACAACCTGCTGCCAAGCACCAGCACATTGAAGACCACGACCATCAGTCGTCAGCAGTCTCTGCTCGCCTTTCCTTACTATGTCGGCGTTTCACGCCGCTTGCCTCACGATGGCAATTTCATCGGCCATGCACTACAGATCTCGCTAAGAAAGCAGATGACAAAGGGCCTGACGGCAGTCCTTGGATACACCAAGACCAAACTGATCGACAACAGCATATCGACGCCTGTGACATTCAATGGTGTGCAGCAAGCTGACATTACCGGTTATCAGAACGTCTATGATCGCCAGGCCGAACGATCCATCGATCCGCTTGACCGCGCGCAAACGCTCAATTTTAGCGCCGTGTACGATCTTCCGTTCGGGAGGAACAAGACGTTCGGGGCAAACGTGGGCCCATGGGTCGACAGGATCATCGGCGGATGGCAGTTGAATACGGTAACCCAGTGGAAGCGCGGTGTTCCTCTGACCATCTCCGGTGCAAACAACCGGCTGGCAAGTCGACCAAACTTTGTCCCCGGAGCGAACGCCAAGGTCGACAATCCGACCATTTCGCGGTGGTTCAACACAGGGGCATTTATTAATCCGGCGGATTATACGTTCGGCAATGTCCCGCGCACCCTGCCGAACGTTCGCGGCCCCGGTGTCATCAACGTCGATCTTTCCGCGATCAAGAACACGAAGATCACCGAGCGGGTCTCGTTCGAGCTTCGCGTTGAGTCCTTCAATGTCTTCAATCACCCCAACTTCAACCTGCCCAACATGACCTTTGTCCCAGGAACGAATGGCCTGAATCAGAGTGGTACATTCGGTACTATTACTTCGGCTGCTGATGGTCGTCAGATCCAGTTTGCGGGCAAGATTCGCTTCTAA